A portion of the Acidihalobacter yilgarnensis genome contains these proteins:
- the petA gene encoding ubiquinol-cytochrome c reductase iron-sulfur subunit → MADSDATPVVIDSIDSEAIDNTKRRFLIASATVVGAAGVAAWALPFIKSMEPDKAVTAAGVPIEVDVSKLEPGQLIIAEWRQRPIWILHRQQWMLDTLPKNTPRLKDPDSLAPQQPDKDFINGDYRALRKDIFVAVAICTHLQCSPNYAPKPKSVNTWWPGGFHCPCHGSMYDFSARVFDGSPAPLNIPIPPYFWKTDTLVRIGEVENGKFQNWVPAIW, encoded by the coding sequence ATGGCAGACAGCGATGCAACACCCGTCGTCATCGATTCAATCGATTCGGAAGCAATTGACAATACCAAACGAAGATTTCTAATCGCTTCAGCAACGGTGGTAGGCGCCGCCGGGGTGGCTGCATGGGCCCTGCCCTTCATCAAATCGATGGAACCCGACAAGGCGGTTACTGCAGCCGGTGTTCCCATCGAGGTCGATGTCAGCAAACTCGAACCCGGCCAGCTCATCATCGCCGAATGGCGACAGCGCCCCATTTGGATTTTGCATCGCCAGCAATGGATGCTCGATACCTTGCCCAAAAATACCCCGCGCCTGAAAGACCCTGATTCGCTCGCTCCCCAGCAGCCGGACAAGGACTTCATCAACGGCGACTATCGCGCATTGCGCAAGGACATCTTCGTTGCCGTTGCAATCTGTACGCATTTGCAATGCTCGCCCAATTACGCACCCAAACCGAAATCCGTCAACACATGGTGGCCCGGTGGCTTCCATTGTCCATGCCATGGCTCGATGTACGATTTCTCCGCACGCGTGTTTGACGGCTCGCCGGCACCGCTGAACATCCCCATCCCACCGTATTTCTGGAAAACCGACACCCTCGTTCGTATTGGAGAAGTCGAAAACGGAAAATTCCAGAACTGGGTACCCGCCATCTGGTGA
- a CDS encoding DUF7931 domain-containing protein — protein sequence MAEPPAPAPKQRHDPLQGREALQTASLALIESTRRSVDILSRTLDPPLYSTDDCSDRLFALIKRNRHCRIRILVADIDPLRRQGHRLLALAQRVPSFVEVRQQAPRHRMERREWLISDAQAVLYREQADRDDAIISRHDPRWALALTNEFQAMWDVAEQHPDLRRLSL from the coding sequence ATGGCTGAACCTCCCGCCCCTGCGCCCAAGCAGCGACACGATCCTCTCCAAGGCCGCGAGGCTCTGCAGACCGCCTCGCTGGCGCTTATTGAATCGACACGGAGAAGCGTCGACATTCTGAGTCGCACGCTCGACCCACCGCTCTACAGTACCGACGACTGCAGCGATCGCCTATTCGCCCTGATCAAGCGCAACCGGCACTGCCGTATCCGTATTCTGGTCGCCGACATCGATCCCCTGAGACGACAAGGGCACCGCCTACTCGCGCTCGCCCAGCGCGTCCCCAGCTTTGTCGAAGTCCGTCAGCAAGCCCCCCGGCATCGCATGGAGCGTCGTGAATGGCTCATCAGCGACGCACAAGCCGTGCTCTATCGCGAGCAGGCCGATCGCGATGACGCGATCATCAGCCGCCACGACCCACGCTGGGCGCTCGCGCTTACGAATGAATTTCAGGCGATGTGGGACGTGGCGGAACAACATCCGGATCTACGTCGGTTGTCGCTCTAG
- a CDS encoding c-type cytochrome, whose amino-acid sequence MKISTRIVKRILTATACMLSANIAYAAPGLSYLGKVPSGEPAQVKSILSNTCSACHGADGNSLMTQYPNLAGQNESYLVKQLDNFHTGARSNQIMQAMVATIPADHFAQDVEDLAYYFSQQKFNPKINANATEPKTTLKILKIGEQIYRSGLPTAGVPACMACHEADGMGNGPMAIPRLAGQHSAYVITQLLQFRDGERHNDPHEMMRMIAGRLSKKEITAVAFYVQALRPNLILGDGPKNYEQTQKQGQPTPLIGVPTDQIAAPAAEKTAASTTSSPKL is encoded by the coding sequence ATGAAAATCAGCACACGCATTGTAAAACGAATATTGACGGCTACGGCTTGCATGCTTTCAGCAAATATTGCATACGCGGCGCCTGGCCTGAGCTATCTCGGAAAGGTCCCGAGCGGCGAACCGGCGCAGGTTAAATCGATCCTGAGCAACACCTGCTCTGCCTGCCACGGCGCGGATGGCAACAGCCTGATGACCCAATACCCGAACCTTGCCGGACAAAATGAAAGTTATCTTGTCAAGCAACTGGATAACTTCCATACCGGTGCGCGCAGCAATCAAATCATGCAGGCCATGGTCGCCACCATCCCAGCCGATCACTTCGCACAAGACGTGGAGGATCTTGCCTATTATTTCTCTCAACAAAAATTCAACCCCAAAATAAATGCCAACGCAACCGAACCCAAAACCACGCTCAAGATACTCAAGATTGGAGAGCAGATTTACCGTTCCGGATTACCCACTGCCGGAGTACCCGCTTGCATGGCCTGCCATGAAGCCGATGGCATGGGCAACGGGCCTATGGCCATCCCCCGTCTAGCAGGCCAGCATTCTGCCTATGTGATTACGCAACTTCTCCAGTTCCGCGATGGAGAACGGCACAACGACCCTCATGAAATGATGCGCATGATCGCGGGACGCCTCAGCAAAAAAGAAATAACTGCTGTCGCATTTTATGTGCAGGCACTCAGGCCGAACTTGATTCTTGGAGACGGGCCGAAGAACTACGAACAAACACAAAAACAAGGGCAGCCGACACCTCTGATCGGTGTGCCAACCGATCAGATCGCCGCGCCCGCGGCCGAAAAAACGGCGGCCTCGACAACTTCATCGCCGAAACTCTGA
- a CDS encoding cytochrome b — MDTSQSEQKPGIMGWIDRRFPVTSMMREHLTEYYAPKNFNFWYFFGSLLILVLVLQIVTGIFLTMHYQPNAKLAFWSINQGIMNDVEGGWFIRYMHVLGASSFFVLVYFHMFRGLIYGSYKQPRELLWIIGVLLYVALCAESFFGYLLPWGQMSFWGSNVVISLFGAIPVVGQTIAQWIRGDFVVGSPTLDRFFALHVIAVPLVLVILVFVHILALHQVGSNNPDGVEIKNYKNADGVPIDGIPFHPYYTVKDIFGVSVFLAIYLAFIFFKPSGWGIVLDKLNYVPANALKTPPDIHPLWFLTPYYAMLRAWPSKIIGVLNLVAAYMLMFLIPWLDRNPVKSVRYRGVFVRINILVLSFSFIVLGYLGIQKAEAIYVLLGYRFTEIFFTTFWLMIYLNRVRSHLATLIWWVVMTAFFVAIDAWMVSVKAHSWGVLLESLWMPVGYVTLIFAGARWKPSLVADKLVPERVQA; from the coding sequence ATGGATACGAGTCAATCTGAGCAAAAACCCGGCATCATGGGATGGATAGATCGTCGCTTCCCAGTCACCAGCATGATGCGCGAACACCTCACTGAATACTACGCACCCAAGAATTTCAACTTCTGGTATTTTTTCGGATCGCTACTGATTCTGGTTCTCGTTCTGCAGATCGTAACCGGCATTTTCCTCACCATGCATTACCAACCCAATGCGAAGCTCGCCTTCTGGTCGATCAACCAAGGCATCATGAACGACGTCGAGGGCGGGTGGTTCATTCGTTATATGCATGTGCTCGGCGCTTCGAGCTTTTTCGTGCTGGTTTATTTCCATATGTTCAGAGGCTTGATCTACGGTTCCTACAAACAACCGCGCGAACTGCTCTGGATCATCGGGGTCCTGTTGTACGTCGCCCTATGCGCCGAATCTTTTTTTGGTTATCTACTGCCCTGGGGCCAGATGTCTTTCTGGGGTTCCAACGTGGTGATTTCGCTGTTCGGGGCGATCCCGGTCGTGGGGCAAACGATCGCCCAGTGGATTCGCGGGGATTTCGTGGTCGGCTCCCCTACGTTGGATCGCTTCTTCGCACTACATGTCATCGCGGTGCCGTTGGTCCTGGTGATTCTTGTTTTTGTACATATCCTGGCGCTGCATCAGGTTGGATCAAACAACCCGGATGGTGTGGAAATAAAGAACTATAAAAATGCAGACGGCGTACCCATCGATGGCATCCCGTTTCATCCCTATTACACCGTCAAGGATATCTTCGGCGTATCCGTATTCCTCGCCATTTACCTGGCCTTCATATTCTTCAAACCCTCTGGCTGGGGCATTGTGCTCGACAAGCTCAACTACGTACCGGCCAATGCTCTGAAGACCCCACCAGACATTCATCCGCTGTGGTTCCTCACACCTTATTACGCCATGCTGCGCGCTTGGCCCAGCAAGATCATCGGCGTGCTGAATCTCGTCGCCGCATACATGCTGATGTTTCTGATCCCTTGGCTCGATCGGAACCCGGTGAAATCGGTTCGCTACCGTGGCGTATTCGTTCGCATCAATATCCTTGTGCTTTCATTTTCATTCATAGTGCTCGGATACCTCGGCATCCAGAAGGCAGAAGCGATCTATGTGCTGCTAGGTTATCGCTTCACCGAAATATTCTTCACCACTTTCTGGCTGATGATCTACTTAAACCGCGTACGCAGCCACCTGGCCACACTGATCTGGTGGGTCGTAATGACCGCGTTCTTCGTTGCCATCGATGCGTGGATGGTGTCGGTCAAGGCGCATAGCTGGGGGGTCTTACTGGAAAGCCTGTGGATGCCGGTCGGTTACGTCACGCTCATTTTCGCTGGTGCTCGATGGAAACCCTCGCTGGTCGCCGACAAACTTGTTCCGGAGAGGGTGCAAGCATGA
- the dacB gene encoding D-alanyl-D-alanine carboxypeptidase/D-alanyl-D-alanine endopeptidase — MIHRRRPAVFPPLASTRRGGVLTGWLFALCFALSAAAAHATDKAVEAPPYSLPALNHLVASGARVSARVIDIESGRTLATLDPGQALIPASVTKLYTSAAALDRWGAAKRFTTRVTRLGSVKQGVLHGDLVFVGGGDPGLVNAQLWTLAQRVRESGIRVVDGRLLVDARRFGPVPCVTRDRCRAKRESEDAYNAPLSSAGVDFSNACLSVRPGAQAGAPARLAFEPFDLPMLAIRGRVETLPPGQPAHIRVVRRSEGAREVFEVSGGIPLGGKPRRFYRSIAHPDRFAGEVFRAFLEQAGVAVHGGVAVVRAGGKVMAGVPVAKVEGTPLGEQLRGMLVYSNNYMADTLALDWAAADGAPVPVNLPEAGRRLSAYARAVDVASLFAWARDGRPLLESGSGLTVGNRLSANDITALLAHEYHRYGDFPAFLAGLTVPDQTPVAMLKGGSTAWDTRIAAKTGSLNQPVSVFALAGYLRLAHGRWGAFAVLVNGGHRRPHVGLFDAIAAVRSDLEALLARDDAAHP, encoded by the coding sequence GTGATACATCGCCGCCGCCCCGCTGTCTTCCCGCCGCTGGCCTCGACCCGACGGGGCGGTGTGCTGACGGGTTGGCTCTTCGCCCTGTGTTTCGCCTTGTCCGCCGCCGCGGCCCACGCGACGGACAAGGCCGTGGAAGCGCCCCCTTATTCGCTGCCCGCGCTCAACCATCTGGTGGCGTCTGGCGCGCGGGTCAGCGCGCGGGTGATCGACATCGAGAGCGGCCGTACGCTGGCCACCTTGGATCCGGGGCAGGCGTTGATCCCGGCCTCGGTGACGAAGCTGTACACGTCGGCCGCCGCGCTCGATCGCTGGGGCGCGGCCAAGCGATTCACAACCCGAGTTACCCGGCTTGGGTCAGTGAAGCAGGGGGTGCTGCACGGCGACCTCGTGTTCGTCGGTGGCGGCGATCCGGGTTTGGTCAACGCGCAGCTCTGGACGCTGGCCCAGCGCGTGCGCGAGTCCGGCATCCGCGTCGTTGACGGTCGTTTGCTGGTCGATGCGCGCCGCTTTGGCCCGGTGCCCTGTGTGACGCGCGATCGCTGCCGGGCGAAGCGCGAAAGCGAGGACGCCTATAACGCACCGCTGTCATCGGCCGGGGTGGATTTCAGCAATGCCTGTCTGAGCGTGCGTCCTGGCGCGCAGGCGGGGGCACCCGCACGACTTGCCTTCGAGCCGTTCGATCTGCCCATGCTGGCGATCCGCGGGCGTGTCGAAACTCTGCCGCCCGGCCAACCGGCGCATATCCGCGTCGTACGCCGCAGCGAGGGTGCGCGCGAGGTCTTCGAAGTCTCCGGTGGCATCCCGCTGGGCGGCAAGCCCCGCCGCTTCTACCGCTCGATTGCACACCCTGACCGCTTTGCCGGAGAGGTATTCCGTGCGTTTCTCGAGCAGGCCGGGGTGGCGGTGCATGGCGGGGTGGCGGTCGTCCGCGCGGGCGGCAAGGTTATGGCCGGTGTGCCTGTCGCTAAAGTTGAGGGTACACCGCTAGGCGAGCAGTTACGCGGCATGCTGGTGTACAGCAACAACTACATGGCCGATACCCTGGCACTCGACTGGGCCGCGGCCGACGGTGCGCCCGTGCCCGTTAATCTGCCGGAGGCGGGGCGACGCTTGAGCGCTTACGCCCGAGCCGTCGATGTCGCTTCGCTCTTCGCCTGGGCGCGTGACGGTCGACCGTTGCTTGAAAGCGGCAGCGGCCTGACCGTGGGCAATCGCTTGTCGGCCAACGACATCACGGCGCTACTCGCGCACGAATACCATCGTTACGGCGATTTTCCGGCCTTTCTGGCGGGGCTGACCGTGCCGGACCAGACCCCGGTGGCCATGCTTAAGGGCGGTTCGACGGCGTGGGATACGCGCATCGCGGCCAAGACGGGTTCGCTGAATCAGCCGGTGTCGGTATTCGCGCTGGCGGGGTATCTCCGCCTGGCGCACGGTCGTTGGGGTGCATTCGCGGTGCTCGTGAACGGCGGGCATCGGCGCCCGCACGTTGGTTTGTTCGACGCCATCGCTGCGGTCAGATCGGACCTAGAGGCCCTGCTGGCGCGCGACGATGCCGCACATCCTTGA
- a CDS encoding cytochrome c1, which produces MIKLLTKLATFLLLATLLVPVAQADFALKSVQIDTANKADLRNGAAYFMTYCMACHSIRADRFSDMSHVLGLPLEKIQSEFNSTSLKVHDAIVSPMAPADATHWFGLAPPDLSVIIKMNGANWVYTYLTSFYLDPSRATGVNNAVFHNVAMPDVLWQLQGLQMPVYTQGTKNGHSTQVLTGLKLVSPGTLTPAEFDKTMRDIVTFLYWANHPHQAEREHIGLWVMLFMALFIVVAYLLKHEYWRAVKH; this is translated from the coding sequence ATGATCAAATTACTCACAAAACTCGCGACCTTCCTGCTGCTGGCCACCCTGCTCGTACCCGTTGCGCAGGCAGACTTCGCGCTCAAGTCGGTACAAATCGATACCGCGAACAAGGCCGATCTGCGCAACGGCGCGGCCTATTTCATGACCTACTGCATGGCCTGCCATAGCATTCGTGCAGATCGTTTCAGCGACATGAGTCATGTGCTCGGGCTACCACTGGAAAAAATCCAGAGCGAGTTCAATTCGACCAGCCTCAAGGTGCACGACGCCATCGTCAGTCCAATGGCACCTGCCGACGCAACCCATTGGTTCGGCCTGGCACCGCCGGATCTATCGGTCATCATCAAGATGAATGGCGCCAATTGGGTCTATACCTATCTGACCTCGTTTTATCTAGATCCCTCACGCGCGACCGGCGTCAACAATGCCGTTTTTCACAATGTCGCCATGCCCGACGTACTTTGGCAGCTTCAAGGCCTGCAAATGCCGGTCTACACGCAAGGCACGAAGAACGGCCACTCGACCCAGGTTTTGACCGGGCTGAAGTTGGTTTCGCCCGGCACGCTGACACCCGCCGAGTTCGACAAAACCATGCGCGACATCGTGACCTTCCTGTATTGGGCCAATCACCCTCACCAGGCGGAACGCGAGCACATCGGCCTTTGGGTCATGCTGTTCATGGCCCTGTTCATCGTCGTCGCCTATCTGCTCAAGCACGAATACTGGCGGGCAGTCAAACACTGA
- a CDS encoding GNAT family N-acetyltransferase: MPPPTAPRIRQADWQSDRTILIALRETVFVHEQGVPLEIEIDEADPICLHLLAEKAGHPVGTGRLLEDGHIGRLAVLREYRGQGIGRALLDALMHEAARLGHRHAILNAQLQAIPFYERAGFTASGPEFLDAGIPHREMHCALSASIEATRPALD; encoded by the coding sequence ATGCCGCCGCCAACCGCCCCACGCATACGTCAAGCCGACTGGCAGTCTGATCGCACAATTTTGATCGCGCTGCGCGAAACCGTCTTCGTCCATGAGCAGGGCGTGCCGCTGGAAATCGAGATCGACGAAGCCGACCCGATCTGTCTGCATCTACTGGCCGAAAAGGCCGGACATCCCGTCGGTACTGGCCGCTTGCTCGAAGACGGCCATATCGGGCGCTTAGCCGTCCTGCGTGAATACCGTGGCCAGGGGATCGGTCGCGCCCTACTCGACGCATTGATGCACGAAGCAGCCCGACTCGGCCACCGCCACGCCATCCTCAACGCCCAGCTGCAGGCCATCCCCTTTTACGAGCGCGCAGGATTCACCGCGAGCGGCCCCGAATTTCTCGATGCGGGAATACCGCATCGAGAAATGCACTGCGCCTTGTCAGCCAGCATCGAGGCAACGAGACCGGCGTTGGACTAA